GGCCACAGGAGAAATGGCGCGAACGTAGCATTGGGCCCTACTACAGAGGTCACCATGAAGGGACAAACGAAGGCGGAAATTAACTATGTAACATACAAGGGGGAGGGTATGTACATCCCACAGCCCGTGAGGAAAATCTCCTGCAGTGAAAAGGATCATGCCATGGCTGTGGTCATACGTAGATTTTCTGGTGATTTTCTGTGCTACCTCGTATTCGATGAGGCAAATGGGTTAAACTCCTTCGAGGTGCTTTCAACATACAGAGTTGGCGAAACCATAAAAGACGTAACACTGGGGAATGGCCAGGTGTACCTGCTGCTAAAGAGGCGCCGTGGGCATCCCTCCCAGGATGGAGCGCTGTCTGGAATGGATAGCAGTGGGAAGTTAAGCGACCACTTGGGCAATAATCTACCCTCCGATGCGGACTACCTTATCTGCTCCCTCAAGTTGGCCACcaacaagaaggaagaactGAAAGTAATAGGCACGCACAAGTCCACATCGAGcttcaaaaaaatgatggTGTGCCCCTAcgatgagaagaaaataattttggtGTCAAAAAGGAGTGTGCTTTTTTTATCCACCTCCAATGAGCATCTTCCAAAAGGAAATGTAACCAACGTTACGAAGGAACTCTCCTTGAACAGCCCCGTTGTAGCAACCTCTTGGCTAGACTTCCATATCTTCACCATCTGCCTCCACAATAAtgagctccttttttttgacctTTCCACCAACTCGAGAGACCTGCCTCGGCTGAGGTGCTACAACAACTACTCCAGAATATGCTCCATCTCTTACCAATCTGAGTATCTCCTCGTCGCATTTGCTACGAAGGAAATTGTCTGCTTTCATGTCAACTATCGCGCGCTTTCCCCGGGCGCCTTTCGCAAGGTGGGGCGTAACTACTCTGTCGTGACCTATCGTCGCCACTAACTGCGGTTAACGTGCTAACTTGGAATGCTCCCAACTGTGCACCCATCATTCGCTCATCCGCAGGTAACCTCCGTCGAAGACAACTACGTCAGCACCAAGTGCCTATTCCagagaagaaaggagaagCGGAAGACGGAGGAAAAGACTCCAATGGAGGTACCTCCGAAAAAGACAGGTACAAAGGAGGTGAAAGGAAGCGAAGACGCCAACAATAGGGGACATATTAGGAAGAAGCCTCCTAAGCAACCAAGGGACACCTTCGAATCCATATTAAACGAtattaaaaatgtggaaaataaaataaatgacaaAGGGTTTGAGTTGATGGACGAGTCGGACGGGGAAGGGGGAATCGATCAAGAGGAGGGATGGAACACCATGGCCTTCGCTGAGTGTGTCGGCGGTTGTGGCATTTCGATGGATGGACACCCCAGTTCGAAGGATGATTACGCCAATTCATCTTCCACTGGGGAGAATAACCATAACAACGTGAAAACACTCTCTAAAGGAGCTCACCGAAAGAACGACCTACGCCAGATGCGGAAGAAACGGAAGGCCAACTTTGCTAAGCTGCATTATGATGCTGACAACCTTATACATATCTTTACCCCTATCTCGATCGTCAATTTTGAAAGGTACGTAACGCACAGGATAAATAGTGTACACCTTCACGGAGAGAATCTACACATTCAGCTCGAAAATGGACTTTCCTACTACACAACAACTTTTAACCGAAACAAAATGTGTCTAGCTGAGGACTCCAGCTTCTACCTCTCCGGACACACTGTTCTGCACAAAATAAAGGACCTTAAAATTTGCAGTACAAAACAGCTTTTCACTTTGGATGAAGCTAAAATGCTCAAGTGTTACTCCCTTACAGACAATGAGATGAATTTTATCTGCACTGGTAGGAGAATCAAATGGTTCGATGTTCTTTCCATGATGGGAGAATGCAACTGCTTGTTTGTGGCCCTCACGgatggttcctttttttttatcaatctAAAGAGCTGCAAGATTCTTCTCTACGGAAGTGTCAGGCATCACCTGCGGGGTGGAACTAGTAGAAGACACAGAACAAGCGGGGGATGCTTCGAAAGTCGATGTATCGAGTGCGGCATCTTCAATAAGGTGCATGAACACATCTTCAATGGCTACTTCAAGGTATGCGGAGcgcttctcttcttcttcctgatTTATTCTGTGTCGCACGAAAAGTTGTTCATTTACTTTGTGCATGAGGTGCTAATAGGACAGCTGTTCGCTGAGGTGTACgatgaaggggaaggagatgaAAATGTCGGCAAAAGCTGCCATATGGCCCCACTAGTGCTGAGTCTCTCAACGTATAGACGGCACGATGTCAACGTCGCCGACGACTTGGATTACAGCTTCCAACGCGACTGTGACTATGCCTGCCTCCTGACGACCACCGGAGACCTACACAACTTCTACCTCTTCTTCGTGGAACtgataaagaaggaaatcaTAACCATGCGAAAGAAAAACTGGGACACGAACGTTCGTATCTTCTATTGGAAGGTGCCTCACAAAAAAGTCATTTATGGGAAGGTCATTGGTAATTACCTAGTCCTCGTGGACTTGCACTTAAATGtccgttttttttacatgaacAAAGTTATATTTTGGGAATTCTCCCCAGGGTATTCAAATGATATTGCATCCTCCAAATTTGGGGAAAAGAAGTCCTTCCTCAGGCGATTGAAAAAAGCCAAAGGGAGTAGACACGAAGGTGTGCATGCCCCAAATGATGACGAAAAAACCTTcgaaaaattcattttgaaacaacgaagaaagagaaaaacatttCATCCAGATGAGGTCAACGAGGATTCGGGGACCCAGCCAAATGGACAACAAAATGCCGAAGAAAAATCACCAGATCCATATTTATTTCGTCTAAATGTAGGGGATGAAGACTTACACATTGATCTCAGTCATACGGGTAGAGTTCAGTTCATTAACGAACGGATGGAACAGAATGCTGGACATATATGCAGCTTTTACATCGTCACAGACTTGAATAACGTTGTTACCTTCTCCTTCGACAGTACAGCATATCCGCTTGGGATCGTGAAGGGGCCTGAGGTGCAAGTCCCCTCTATGGGCGGAATGGAAAGGATTAACTTCTTTCACCCAGTGGATATGAAAAGTGGAACATACAATTTGTTCTTGACTAAGGAGAGGTACTTCCGTCTGGAGGTTCCGTCGTGTTTTCTCAGAATGGCACCCAGGGGTGATCAGGTGGGAGGCGATCACGAACCAAGCAGATCACTGCAGGATAACCATGTGGGTAAAGATCAACCCAACCCGCTAGAGATAATCAATGGGGACCCTTCCCTCGAACTTATATGCCAACAGGACATAGACTCAACTATGCAAGCCACTTTGTTGAAGCCAAGTGAAGGGACTTCCTACCCAGGTgacgtgaatttttttttgaggcaACCCAGTGTGGTGTTTTTAAAAGTGTACAGCAGTGCCCTGAGGAAGCGCCTCCGGGTCAAGCGGGGGAAAAGCTTCCAGGAGAGCGTATCAATTGAGTGGGCAGGCCACCAAAGTGGTACCACAAAAGAGGCTCATACTGGTGATGATAAAGTTAGCTTCTCCGGTGCGGGCACTCTAGGGGATGCTGCTGTCTCTATCACCGCTACCACTTTCACCGGAGCGCCTCGGCATACGAACTTCTTCTTCGACAACGAAACGACCATCTTCACTTTCCTGAACGAAAACGAGTACTGCCTCCCCCTGGAGGAGTGCCTTGAAAATTACCAAAACAAGCTTTACCTGAGTGAACTCCACgcgaagaggaaggaagaaagagagCAAATAGACAAGCTCCGAAAACAACTGAAGGAACTAATCACCCAAAACGAAAATAGCAACAGTAGTATCAAATTGGAcagaaaaaacttttttttcgataaaaaaattattaacgaGTCAGAAATTTTAATCAatgaatttgaaaaaataaaaaaaaaatttggaaaaaaaaaattagtcaAAGAACACCTAATAAAAAAGCTAGAGAAAAAATGCTCCACTCTTGCACAAGTCGACTTCCTCTTCGGATTAAAGACAAATTCATATGTGACCAATGcgttcaaaaaaagaaattacaaTGTTTCTTCCCCAATTagagagaaaattaaaatgctGCGTTTCCTTCAACTTAAGGAATCcgacttttttcaaaatgtagaaaaaaataatgtcctttactttttaaaaacaacaaaagaTTACATAGATCGGTACACCGAAgacttttcttccctcttcttttctcattaCTACCTATGCACAAACATGAATTTGAATTATTTGTACGCCAACTTGTTCGGTTCCTCTTTCTCATCCAGTGGGGTGGACAGCGTGCAGTGGAACTACCTCCTGTACTCCCCTTGCGAGTTGTTTACGAACGCGCGGAAGCGCTTGCAGTGCTACGTGCTGCAGATGCTTATCGACCAGGTTGGCATCGCATGGAAAAACGCTATGATCGGCTAtgctttcttcttcgttgAGGAGGCTAAGCTGAGtaaactttttccttccactgcTCCCGTCTTTTTCACCGCCTTAACCACCTACATTACAGCAAAAGGCCAAATTCGGGAGCCACTTCCTCGGcctgaaggaagaaaagcaaAACTACGTTGAAGAAATTAACTTGATTTCCAACAAACTGAAGCTCTCCCTCGAAGCTACGGACAAATATTTTAGTCATCCCTACTCTCATACCATCAACCCTAGTCTTTACAATACGGGAGAATTAAAAGGATTCAAGAGGGACACGTTACCTGTTTCCAACAAAATTGACCCTGACGTGTTGCTTGAAATGCATCTGCACAAACTCAAATTGCAAAGTCAAACGGGGGATGACTTTGGCGAACatgaaaaaggggacacaatTGTGAAAGCGCAGAAGAAGGGGGACAATTTTCGGATGGAAACCGCTTTTGGAGGGTAAGTACAAGGTAGACAGATTCTGACAGAAGGAGACAACATAGATGTGTCCCCACCCCATTGTGCCTTATACAATGCTGTGTCCGGAACTTGGGCTGTCTTATCCATCTGCTTCTGTCTTCCCCGAAGTGAACCAGAGGCGGACAAGGACCCCCCCAAAGACACAGCCACTTGTGACGATCAAGCGGACCCAGAAAGTCTTGAGAtccaggaaaagaagaaaaatgatgtAAAAAATTCGCTATCTGATGTGAAGAGTTACATGTAAGTGGATGCCTACATGTGCTTCTCATGCCATTGGTGTGTGGATCCCTGTGGAGAGATGGAGCAATCCGGTGACTGCACGTTTGTCCATTATGCGGATTCGCATTTGTCGAACCATTCTCTGAGCCATTCGTATCGCCATGCATCCCATCCTGCAGCTATCAGATCTCCGGTCAGTGCGAAGAGTTCAATGAGAAGTTAAAGCAgttgaggaagaagaagtaagtccacacggaaaaaaaaaaaaaaaaaaaaaatgaaaaattaaaagaaaaaaaaaatctttagCTTCCTTTTTGAAGGAATCCCTTCCGAAGTGAAACAAATTACTCACATAAAGCGTGCCTCGTAAGTAGTTCCCCTTCTCCTCTGACCCATTTACTCCATCTGAACCGACGCACCCTACCAGatacaacatacaaaaaGTTATCAAGCTGCATGAGCTCTACTGTATTTCCATTTACGCCACAttaataaatgaagaaaggaaggaagaagctcTACGAAAAATAGAATATAGGAGGACTGAAGTCGATGAGGAATTATCGAAGCTTGAGGATTCGATGAAACAATTAGATGTACTACAGGTAGGAATTTTATGGAAACATGAAATGGTGACTCCAAAGAGAGCACAatggtgtatgtgtgtgtgtgtgtgtgtctaGGAAGAGTCGCAAGACCGGcctctctttttttgcgGACAAATTTGCACACAACGGCAAAATTTTAATCCCTTCAGGTTGACGAGCAATCGCTACGGGAAGACAGGAAGCACCTGTTGGAGGTACACGAAGGAGGGAAGTATCGCCACCAAGGGGAATCGAGCTCATGCTCCGTCCACTTTTCCGTCAATATGCGCAGGTAGGCAGACCGCCTCGTCCATTCCATCCATACTCCCCCCACTTCCCGCAGAAACACAAGAGGAATTTGGCCTTAAGAGAACTACTtacgaagaagaagcaaaagtTCAAGAAGAGGTTCCTCCACGAGTGCATGAACTTCGATGTCCTCATGGAGCAGAAATATGAAAACGTAAgtgggggaaaggaagaagggtgACTTGCTCCCTCTGGTCCAGTCGATCACCCTGATCAagctccttcttttcctctcgGCGGAACGTATCTCTccatatgaagaaaaaattctctcCGTGGAGAAATGCCCATCGGTGTGTCCCCCTCTACTTCCAGGTCATCGGATTCGACTTTGACTCCAGGAAGAatttattcataaaaaaaaaaataatccagAAGCACATTGCAGACACGAACCAAATTATCCATGAGAATTTCGAGCTGCGACGGAGCATCCAGGTAATACCCAGATGTGATAATTTCTGTACTCCGGCACGGTGGGTCGTTTCTTCTGTTGTATCTGCACACTGTCATGCTGGGTCGCTTCCTTCCATCATCTGCAGAAACTAAAGAACGACATTCGcagaaacaaaataaaaaaagactACTTGCACTTCTCACTCATGGATATAGAAGAAGGGGTCGACGACGTCAAGTACCTCAAGCAGAACTGCGAGTTTCTCTTTAGTGATATAAGTAAGTGATGAGCCGTTGGAGAGGGGACACATTTCAGAGTGTCTATCTTTCTTCAGACATATTTCCCCTCCTTACGATGGGTACACAACCCCATGGTGATAGAAATGCCTTTgtgttattattttatttttttttttttccatgacCTTAGATAATGTGATCAGTTCACTGGaggctaagaaaaaaaacagaaaactcatttttcaaatgtcTGAACAGAGGCTGCGCGAGCAAATTAGCAACGTGGACGCGAAGATTTCGGCCATCGTAAGCGAGGATAGGCACGCGCACTGCTACAGTGATAAAACTCTACGGAGCTTCTCCCTTCCATCGCTTCATCACCTCCCCTCCGTAGAAATATGAGAACGTCGTGTTGGAGGCCAACATGCAGAGCCTACTAAAGGAAATTagacaaatgggaaaagtggTTCAGGGCGATCAGGAGTCACAAGGGGTTCACCTGCTCGAGACGAAGGGCAATTCTGGAGACGATGATTCTGCGCGTGCAAGGATGCCCTCCAAATGTTCTGATGCAAATGCAGAGGTAGACGCAAATATCGCCCATGAGAATGAACCCAAGTGCGTGGCGGAACAAAACAGCGCCCATGCGCATAAGGAGGACTTGGACCAGGCCGTcgttcccaaaaaaaaaaaacaaacaaaactGCGCACCAGGGACATCCACGAAAAAAGTGCCATGCtacggaaaaaatataagtgaAAGAAATACGCGCCTGGGGGAAAGGTATCACATGTGCGTATATGCTGACATtctacatgtgtgtatatctttttttttttttttttttttttctttgccttATTTTACTGCTTTGGTGGTGAGAGAAACACAGCCCATACGCAGCGTACCCACACGTGGCGCATTCCTACGGAGCAGACTCGCATGGTCTTCCCTCACGCTGCATATGCACGACCCAGTACGAATCATTGGCGTGCCAAGGAGAGTCCATACGGTGACCCACTTTTCTAATTTCTCTCCCCAagaatgtcaaaaaaaaaacgaaaaaaaaaggggaatttctccttctgtcaagcaatttttttttttttttttttttttttttcccttattagTTACATGTCATATAGATaacttttaaattattttaattcccAAAAGGgattcgaatttttttttttttttgggggggggacgGGAATGTGGAACTCTTTGTGGGATCTTCCACGAAAAGACCCACGTTGGCGCCACCCCGACGGAGGAGGTTAGGTTGGTTACCTAATATGGCCTACCCCAGGCATAAAATGCGCCAAGGTTGTGAAaactaaaaaggaagaagtatgTAGAATATTTTAGTAAATTTATTAGAAGCTCTTCTACCTCTCATCATCGGTCACGTAAATGTACAAACTTGAACGCACCAAAGGAGGGAATGACCAATGGGAGGATTTACTTACATTTAGAGTCTCCAATGCTTTCCTATGGTTCTCTAAATGAGTATCATCCCCTTTGGAAATCCGAGCAGtacatttctttctttcacaTCCTGccctttcaaattttttcaactGCGTAGAGGGTGATAAAACTGAAAGGGTGTAGCAGATCCTTAACGGACGCCATGAAAGACGACATCAAGAATGCGCTGGAGGCAGAGAGGGAGAAGGAGCAggggaatttatttttttctcagggGGACTATGAGGTGAGGGATCCAATTCAATAGGGATAAAATCATATGGTCCATACAGAGTGTGCGCTACTCCAATTATTCATTGATAATTGTGAGAACTTGTTGGAAACCTTCATTGGGGACTACCCACTTGACGCATCCTTCCCTGTCACCCTTCGCAGCTGTCGATATTCCACTACACCAGAAGCATAAAATACATGCCAAAGTGCTCCATCCTTTACACGAACCGATCCTTGGCTTATTTCAAGTAAAAGAGCGGAGCAATAGAGAGAAAGAGACGCCAGGGGGGGGGcggaatttttcccttctatCCCCCAGGGAACATGTGCCAACATTAATGACACTTCAACATTGCATGCCTGCTGGTACGCATCATTAACAACTTTATTGgatcctttcctctttttctttttttttttttttcatcgcgCGACAAAGGATCGGGTCCTTCCAGGAGAGCCTCGAAGATGCCCTCAGGGCCAAGGAGCTGGACAAAGACAACCTGAAAAGCTACTATCGAATTTGCGAAGCGTACAGTGCGCTAAAGGATGatgaaaattacaaaaagtaTAAGCAACTGTACAGGGAAAAGCAGAATAGCCAGAGGGGACGAACGAAGAAGGAGGGAGAAGCGACTGAGTATCGGGAAGAACGAGTAAATAATGACTCCCCCAAGAGTGTGAGTCCACTCGCAAAGGAAACCTCCCCAGGAATTGCAAAACAGAGGGGCATGAAAAAGAGCGACGAGCTAATGCACCTTGGCGAAACAGATCACACGAGCAGATTTGTCTTTATGAATCAACCCGAGATAAAAGACCGAGTatctaatttttcttttgaaaaaaaagagtacaGAAATAATTTCCTCATAGAAGAAGTGTATGACTTTGACGTGAACAGGTCAGGGAAGGATCTCACGAATGGAGATGGCGCACCTAAAAGGAAAACAGGCAACACATCGAAGGGTGATTCACATGCCGATGGGGATTCCAAGAGGAAGGCGCTAGTGAACCGAGCCGATATGATTAACGATATAGAAATCTTTGTAAACCTGTTTGCAGACATATCCATGCACCCCACCCCTATCATTTCTGTTCCcattgaaaaagaaacaagaaaagggaaaatgggCCATTACCATAATATCGACTTTAAAACATTAAAAGGGAAAGCAGATGAACTTTTCGCGGAGAAGAAATTCGACCTTTCCATGGAACTGTACAACCAAATTATTGATGAAAATGACAGGTACGATACGTGTgtatgtttgttttttttgtgtttgtgGGGTGACCCATGAAATAAATCGAGTGGGGTCATCCTCCGTGGTAgtatttttttgtggagACACCTGTCCGCATCACTGGCACTGCGTGAGAGAGTCGGCCCATATGTTTATATCATTGCGCCTAAACCGCGCTTTCACCCCCCTCGCAGTGAACGAGGAATATACTACTGTACAGTGCTCAGCAACAGAAGCGCCTGCCACatagaaatgaagaagattcGAAGCGCCCTCTGTGATGTAAGCAAAGCGCTAAGTAtacttttctcattttttcaaacacATAAAGAAGATATAAAGCGTGTCAACGATCCAGAAGCCTCCTCACTCGATACACCCGAACAGACAGAAGCATTCCTTCCAACAGACATGGAGGTTTATAAAGACCCCAAGGGAATCTACTTCCAGGCACACAAACTGGTACTGAGGCTACTATTCAGATATGTGAAATTTTCACACCTgtatagaaaaaatggattcaAGGTTCCATCCCTCCAACAGGTAAAGAGGATAGCTGCATGACCAATAGAACAGACATTTGTGCATGTCTATCTACACAACACGCTGCTCTGCGctaatattaattttttttgaatcaCTCACAGGTGGATTCCCTCAGGAGCATGAAGGGAATAAACTACGTAAACTCTGGAGAGCTCGATCGGATGAGGAACCTAATCTACGCGCAGCTATAACTTCTTCCTGTTCTTATAGATTTCCTTTGCGTATTGTTTTAGGCAGGCGTAGTCGACGTCCTTCAGCCATTCGTGTTTCTGAGAGGAGGCGAAAAAGGGGAGAGCACTGAGATGCGCGTTCGGCTATCAATAGACTGAAATGTTCATGCAGGGGTGATGGGTAAATAATTatcagaaaaaggaaggaattaaaaaaaaaaaaaaaaaaaactatttgTTATCCCTCTATATAATGCACTCTTTGAAaaacttctcttttttttttttattgtttgtGTATTCCTTACGAGTGCCTCCTCCGACGTGGGTCTCTCCCTTGGATTCCTTCTCAAAAGATTCTTCAAAAAATCTATGTCCGTGCTTAACAAACTGGGGCCACAGGAAGGCACCTCTTTTTTCGtgtattcatttaaaaaataatttctattGGAAGGATACTGCACGTGACCCTTGCCTATGTCTCTAAATAACTGAAGCAGGGATTCCTTCTGGACGAATGGGATAACGCGGTAGATCAGGGCGTAGAGGGTGATGCCCAAACTCCATATGTCTACCTTATCTCCGGAGTAGCACTTCCTGCTAGAGAAAAACTCGGGAGGCATGAATTCGTAAGTGCCCTGCGGGGAGTGCGGTTGGGGAGGCGGTAAGGATGGGATCGTTTACGATACGGTTATCATGAGACCGCCAGCAAGTAGGTTGCCGTCACTCACCTTGGTGCCCCGTATTATTCCGTTGGTCATGTACTGGGACTCACCGAAGTCACCCAACTTGATTGCCCCGTTCCGGCTGCAGAAAATGTTCGACGGTTTCACATCCCGATGGCATATGTTCTTCTTCGTGTGGATGTACACGAAAGATTGTAAGATACACTTAGCCACACACTTGATAACGGAAAGGGGAACAAACCATGGCTCATCCTTCCgtaggacaaaaaaaatgtcatcgTACTGGAGTATCCCCTCGTTTTCCATGTAACTATTCACAAGATAAATTTCGTTCTCATTTGCTATGATTTCGTCGCAGGTCAGGCAataatcattttttatgtctgCCAGAATTTCTAATTCGTTTTTTAAATCGTCGTATTTGGAACGCACGACTACTTGGGTGCAGTGGCTCTTCTTATGAAATTCCCTTTGTTTAAGTaacaccctttttttgtatttttttatggcGTAAAGTTTTTCTCCCCGCTCGCATAAAATTACTTTGCTGAGTTTGTCTGTGTAGGAGGGAAATAAGAAGATTGTAGAGTGGCTAGGTGGCGAGATGACGCggcataaaaaattaaccccCATTAGGGACGACTGAAAAATTGGTCGACAAAAATTGCACCCGCACAAGCATGTGCAGTGCATTGTCATGTTCTTCCACCACGCCccaatatttattttttttttttttttttttttttacaaaaatggggaCACTTTTGTGCTCaattgtttcttttccttcttttacaaaTGGAATACTACTGAGTTTTACTCTTCCTCAAGCTCACTCACCTTCCTTGACCGTGCGCACAACACGATAATCGTTCACGAAACACTGACcgcccttctctttcttctccAGCGGAGTGACTTTATCGTGTCGCCTCAGAATATCCCACATGTCGCCCTAGCACAGCGCAGATGTAATGCAACACAGTATAATACAATGCAGTGTAAAATAATGTAACAAATTTGCAGCCTACTGTGGATCATCAAACAGTGATTTGACTCGACGCGACATGCCCCCCCCCGTTGGCTGTTCCCACAAAGAGGCAGGTGCTGGACCACGTAGGGGAACAACGCACACATGTATTTGTCAATGTTGGAATAACTGAAATGTATGAACGGTCAGGCAATAACTTGTAATTTTataactgaaaaaaaaaaaattataacaaaTAGCTAGCCAGGATTAACCTCCCACAAATAAGCAGTTACATAATTCCCCGCCTTTTCtgcttccccctttttggcGTATTATGGCTGTgccgaaaaaaagaagaagcttaagtaaatgtagaaaaagaagaaatacaattttttttgataaacTCGTTGGGAATTGGCTAAAACGGAGGGAGTGGTAAGTCGAGCGTAgcattattttgtttttttttttcttttttttttttttttactttattttatttattatttttttttttgtccgtCTGCTCACTGCACACGCCGAGTGAGGTACTGTCGGAAAATCCTATGAACAATTGTGGATTGtgaaaggaaatgaaaaggagatATGCAAGAATTCCTCTATGATGCGATAATGTGCATCGGGCGGTCCCCCTGGTGGATAACCCCCCGGGAGGGGGGAATACACGCAATACGTGCATACTTGAAAAAGTGTCTATTCCCCACGATGTTATTGctattattgttattattgttgttgttaatgtaaattttttttttttccccttttggaaTTCCTTCTGGTCAGGTTTTTCAGGAACGAGTaccaaaaggaaattttaccCATACAGCAGGAACCGCATATGTTTAAATTCCCGGGTTTCTGGCCGAACAAgtcggaaaagaaaaaaaaaaaaaaaaaaaaaagtgattttGAGAGAAATCCAATTGACCATTTGTTAGTGCATCAAAAAGGTGTTGCATGAAAACGAACCCCACTCAGCAACTGTGGAGACATGCCCACGTGCCCATTCGTCTCCTTCGCAGATTCGTTCACCAAGTGTCCTctcaaattaaaaaaatcgTCAAGTAGTAAACTGCACAGGACAGGAACCTCCTCACCGTTGAAACTCGACAGTGATATCCCTGAAGAGAACATTCACCTTCAGATGAGCATTTCCAATATGAACGTGGCCAgacaatttttcatttttagtCATAAGAGATTTTTGGGAAATATTGTTAGGGGGCCCCAACCGAAGGAGGTACACACAGCTCAGGAATgcgtgaaaaaagaaaaaaaagaattattaaCTGAATGGCATCTACGTGGGCAGTTGCATATTCCATCTCTAAGGGTGTCAACCTGGGGAGATCCTCCCAATATCGCCCTCGCTCATCTTCCCCCGCACGGCACCAAGCCCATCGTTTTTCACCCCCTTCTATACAGATCGCCAAGAACGTAGAATATGCAATGGACCTCCTGCACAAAAAGTCGTACACCTACCAAGACTTCAAGCAGAAGTGTGAGTCGCTACGAATATTTGTTTACTTCGGATTGGTGAGCGTCTTGTCCGTGGACCTTTTAATAAACCCCTTGAAGTCTTCCTACTGGGATCGTTTTTCCCCCCGTAACATGTCCATAagttttttcaactttttcaAGAACAGCGAAGATGATATTTTCCGACATAACGGAAGCGCCTCCTACGAGCAGTACGTGCAGATCATTCGGTAGGCGGATTGGCCAAACAAATGAGTTAACCAGCTTGTTGAAGCAGTGGGGTCTTCTGCTCCAACCGTCCATTTTCCC
This genomic window from Plasmodium knowlesi strain H genome assembly, chromosome: 4 contains:
- a CDS encoding tetratricopeptide repeat protein, putative, with the protein product MKDDIKNALEAEREKEQGNLFFSQGDYELSIFHYTRSIKYMPKCSILYTNRSLAYFKIGSFQESLEDALRAKELDKDNLKSYYRICEAYSALKDDENYKKYKQLYREKQNSQRGRTKKEGEATEYREERVNNDSPKSVSPLAKETSPGIAKQRGMKKSDELMHLGETDHTSRFVFMNQPEIKDRVSNFSFEKKEYRNNFLIEEVYDFDVNRSGKDLTNGDGAPKRKTGNTSKGDSHADGDSKRKALVNRADMINDIEIFVNLFADISMHPTPIISVPIEKETRKGKMGHYHNIDFKTLKGKADELFAEKKFDLSMELYNQIIDENDSERGIYYCTVLSNRSACHIEMKKIRSALCDVSKALSILFSFFQTHKEDIKRVNDPEASSLDTPEQTEAFLPTDMEVYKDPKGIYFQAHKLVLRLLFRYVKFSHLYRKNGFKVPSLQQVDSLRSMKGINYVNSGELDRMRNLIYAQL
- a CDS encoding protein kinase 7, putative: MWDILRRHDKVTPLEKKEKGGQCFVNDYRVVRTVKEDKLSKVILCERGEKLYAIKKYKKRVLLKQREFHKKSHCTQVVVRSKYDDLKNELEILADIKNDYCLTCDEIIANENEIYLVNSYMENEGILQYDDIFFVLRKDEPWFVPLSVIKCVAKCILQSFVYIHTKKNICHRDVKPSNIFCSRNGAIKLGDFGESQYMTNGIIRGTKGTYEFMPPEFFSSRKCYSGDKVDIWSLGITLYALIYRVIPFVQKESLLQLFRDIGKGHVQYPSNRNYFLNEYTKKEVPSCGPSLLSTDIDFLKNLLRRNPRERPTSEEALKHEWLKDVDYACLKQYAKEIYKNRKKL